The proteins below are encoded in one region of Micromonospora sp. DSM 45708:
- a CDS encoding amino acid permease, whose product MTVGQGIFRRKPVEQIADETEEGLSRELGLWQLTAIGVGGIIGAGIFALAGAVANETAGPAVLVSFLIAGLASAAAALSYAEFAGMIPKAGSAYTYGYAVLGEAVGWFIGWDLLLEYTAIVAVVAIGISGYFGFLVNQLGADLPAWMLGAPGTGDGHRMDLFAAVLCLLIAYLLNRGIKAAARFETFVVGLKVAVVLLVIVVGFFHVKSGNYSPFFPFGVGGAITGAATVFFAVFGYDAMSTAAEESRDARRHMPKAIIWSLVISMVLYVLATLVLTGMQNYRDIDPESGFSSAFASVGLSGLASVIAVGAIIGILTVMFTFMLGVTRVWFSMSRDGLLPAWFAKVHPVRRVPSRVTWIVGVASALIAGFLPIRQAAELTNIGILLAFVVVCVAVIVLRYRRPDAPRTFRLPGMPVVPALGAVFSIWLITFLDPVTWLRFGVWFLLGAVIYALYGYRRSALAGHDDDPADAPPR is encoded by the coding sequence ATGACCGTTGGGCAGGGCATCTTCCGGCGTAAGCCGGTCGAGCAGATCGCCGACGAGACCGAGGAGGGGCTCTCCCGCGAGCTGGGGCTGTGGCAGCTCACCGCGATCGGGGTCGGCGGCATCATCGGCGCCGGCATCTTCGCGCTCGCGGGCGCGGTGGCCAACGAGACCGCCGGCCCGGCCGTGCTGGTGTCGTTCCTGATCGCGGGCCTGGCCAGCGCCGCCGCCGCGCTGTCGTACGCGGAGTTCGCCGGCATGATCCCGAAGGCCGGCTCGGCCTACACCTACGGCTACGCGGTGCTGGGCGAGGCGGTCGGCTGGTTCATCGGCTGGGACCTGCTGCTGGAGTACACCGCCATCGTGGCGGTGGTGGCGATCGGCATCTCCGGCTACTTCGGGTTCCTGGTCAACCAGTTGGGCGCCGACCTGCCGGCCTGGATGCTGGGCGCGCCGGGCACCGGCGACGGGCACCGGATGGACCTGTTCGCGGCGGTGCTCTGCCTGCTCATCGCGTACCTGCTCAACCGGGGCATCAAGGCCGCGGCGCGGTTCGAGACGTTCGTGGTCGGGTTGAAGGTCGCCGTCGTGCTGCTGGTGATCGTGGTCGGCTTCTTCCACGTGAAGAGCGGCAACTACTCGCCGTTCTTCCCGTTCGGGGTCGGGGGCGCGATCACCGGGGCGGCCACCGTGTTCTTCGCGGTCTTCGGCTACGACGCGATGAGCACCGCCGCCGAGGAGTCGCGGGACGCCCGCCGGCACATGCCGAAGGCGATCATCTGGTCGCTCGTCATCTCCATGGTGCTCTACGTGTTGGCCACGCTGGTGCTCACCGGCATGCAGAACTACCGCGACATCGACCCGGAGAGCGGGTTCTCCTCCGCGTTCGCCTCGGTCGGGCTCTCCGGTCTGGCCAGCGTGATCGCGGTCGGGGCGATCATCGGCATCCTCACGGTGATGTTCACGTTCATGCTCGGCGTGACCCGGGTGTGGTTCTCGATGAGCCGGGACGGGCTGCTGCCGGCCTGGTTCGCCAAGGTGCACCCGGTGCGCCGGGTGCCCAGCCGGGTCACCTGGATCGTCGGCGTCGCCTCGGCGCTGATCGCCGGCTTCCTGCCGATCCGGCAGGCCGCCGAGCTGACCAACATCGGCATCCTGCTGGCGTTCGTGGTGGTCTGCGTGGCGGTGATCGTGCTCCGCTACCGCCGCCCGGACGCGCCCCGGACGTTCCGGCTGCCCGGCATGCCGGTCGTGCCGGCGCTCGGCGCGGTGTTCTCGATCTGGCTGATCACGTTCCTCGACCCGGTGACCTGGCTGCGCTTCGGCGTCTGGTTCCTGCTCGGCGCGGTCATTTACGCGCTGTACGGCTACCGCCGCTCGGCGCTGGCCGGCCACGACGACGACCCGGCCGACGCGCCGCCCCGCTGA
- a CDS encoding CDP-alcohol phosphatidyltransferase family protein has protein sequence MSVVRTDPFAGTILQLGVLAGLAGTVGLGRAGWLAGLVYGVVLLAALGHGLRRTGARRLGPADWVTLTRATLAGGVTALVVDSFSRPTPVAVLVGLTAVALALDWVDGQVARRTGTVSALGARFDMEVDSFLVLVLCVHVADQVGPWVLAIGAMRYAFVAAGWVLPWLNGPLPPRYWRKTVAAVQGIALAVVAADTLPVASAVAVLVGALALLVESFGRDVRWRWRHRTPVVRTEPARPAVVRSPVPAARRAGWEPAAPVLVGRAEVGGRRS, from the coding sequence GTGTCAGTGGTTCGGACTGATCCATTCGCGGGGACGATCCTCCAGCTCGGTGTGCTGGCGGGCCTCGCCGGCACCGTCGGCCTGGGCCGGGCCGGCTGGCTGGCGGGCCTCGTCTACGGGGTGGTGCTGCTCGCCGCGCTCGGGCACGGGCTGCGCCGCACGGGCGCGCGCCGGCTCGGGCCGGCCGACTGGGTGACGCTGACCCGGGCGACGCTGGCCGGCGGCGTGACCGCGCTGGTGGTGGACTCGTTCAGCCGGCCGACCCCGGTCGCGGTGCTGGTCGGGCTCACCGCGGTCGCGCTCGCGCTCGACTGGGTGGACGGGCAGGTGGCCCGGCGCACCGGCACGGTGAGCGCGCTCGGGGCCCGGTTCGACATGGAGGTCGACTCCTTCCTGGTCCTGGTGCTCTGCGTCCACGTCGCCGACCAGGTGGGCCCGTGGGTGCTGGCGATCGGCGCGATGCGGTACGCCTTCGTCGCGGCCGGTTGGGTGCTGCCCTGGCTGAACGGCCCGTTGCCGCCGCGCTACTGGCGCAAGACGGTCGCCGCGGTCCAGGGCATCGCGCTGGCCGTGGTGGCGGCGGACACGCTGCCGGTGGCGTCGGCCGTCGCGGTGCTCGTCGGCGCGCTGGCGCTGCTCGTCGAGTCGTTCGGCCGGGACGTGCGCTGGCGGTGGCGGCACCGCACCCCGGTGGTCCGTACCGAGCCGGCCCGCCCGGCGGTGGTGCGTTCCCCCGTGCCGGCGGCTCGCCGGGCCGGCTGGGAGCCCGCCGCCCCGGTGCTGGTCGGACGCGCCGAGGTCGGCGGTCGACGCTCGTGA
- a CDS encoding alkaline phosphatase family protein has protein sequence MTGDDLTPAAGNDPTASDGVRREVADDDARTGTATTGDPGPERAGRRRRIRSGTATGLAAALVLAALMLPTDVDDLTPAAFLRIPVEGLIAVALLLVLPPGPRRIVATVLGALLGLVLVLTLTDLGFSTVLDRRFDLIADWAFLAAGAEFLAESYGRAAQVGAVAVAVAAVVAVPVLVTLAVRRLARLLGDHRPVSARTAAAFAAAWVVCAVLGAQIVPGLPVAADTVAAGVWDRTRQVNAGLHDQERLNDQLAGDPFRDTPGDQLLTGLRGKDVLVTFVESYGRVAVEDPELAPEVDAALDEGTRQLTAAGYGSRSAFLTSSTTGGGSWLAHATLMTGIRTDNQLRYTNLVHSDRLTLNGAFKRAGWRTSLVMPALTRAWPEADFFAPDRVYGAGDLGYRGPTFSFSSPPDQFTLEAFQRAERAPGHAPVMAEIPLLSSHIPWTPVPNLVDWDDLGDGSVFTGTNRADRADEGTRKAYRKSIVYSLRTLISYVQRYGDENLVLVFLGDHQPARAITGEGAGRDVPITVVARDPAVLDRVTGWGWQAGLNPAPDAPVWPMEAFRDRFLRAFGPQSRTHS, from the coding sequence GTGACCGGCGACGACCTGACCCCGGCCGCCGGGAACGACCCGACCGCGAGCGACGGTGTCCGGCGGGAGGTCGCCGACGACGACGCCCGGACCGGGACCGCCACGACCGGTGACCCGGGCCCGGAGCGGGCCGGACGACGGCGGCGCATCCGGTCCGGGACGGCCACCGGGCTGGCCGCCGCGCTGGTGCTGGCCGCCCTGATGCTGCCGACCGACGTCGACGACCTCACCCCGGCCGCGTTCCTCCGCATTCCGGTGGAGGGGCTGATCGCGGTCGCGCTGCTCCTGGTGCTGCCGCCGGGGCCGCGCCGGATCGTCGCCACGGTGCTCGGCGCGCTGCTCGGCCTGGTCCTCGTCCTCACGCTCACCGACCTCGGTTTCTCGACCGTCCTGGACCGTCGCTTCGACCTCATCGCCGACTGGGCGTTCCTCGCCGCCGGCGCGGAGTTCCTGGCCGAGTCGTACGGGCGGGCCGCGCAGGTGGGCGCCGTGGCGGTGGCCGTGGCCGCGGTCGTCGCCGTACCGGTGCTGGTGACGTTGGCGGTGCGACGGCTGGCCCGGCTGCTGGGCGACCACCGGCCGGTCAGCGCGCGCACCGCCGCCGCGTTCGCCGCCGCCTGGGTCGTCTGCGCCGTGCTCGGCGCGCAGATCGTGCCCGGCCTGCCGGTCGCCGCCGACACCGTCGCGGCCGGCGTCTGGGACCGTACCCGGCAGGTGAACGCGGGCCTGCACGACCAGGAACGGCTCAACGACCAGCTCGCCGGTGACCCGTTCCGCGACACCCCCGGCGACCAGTTGCTGACCGGGTTGCGCGGCAAGGACGTCCTGGTCACGTTCGTGGAGAGCTACGGCCGGGTGGCGGTGGAGGATCCGGAGCTGGCCCCGGAGGTGGACGCCGCGCTGGACGAGGGGACGCGGCAGTTGACCGCCGCCGGCTACGGCAGCCGCAGCGCGTTCCTCACCTCGTCCACCACCGGCGGGGGCAGTTGGCTGGCGCACGCCACGCTGATGACCGGTATCCGCACCGACAACCAGTTGCGCTACACGAACCTGGTGCACAGCGACCGGTTGACGCTCAACGGCGCGTTCAAGCGCGCCGGGTGGCGGACGTCGCTGGTCATGCCGGCCCTCACCCGGGCCTGGCCGGAGGCCGACTTCTTCGCCCCGGACCGCGTCTACGGCGCCGGTGACCTCGGCTACCGGGGGCCGACGTTCAGCTTCTCCTCGCCGCCGGACCAGTTCACGTTGGAGGCCTTCCAGCGCGCGGAGCGGGCACCCGGGCACGCCCCGGTGATGGCCGAGATCCCGCTGCTCTCCAGCCACATCCCGTGGACGCCGGTGCCGAACCTGGTCGACTGGGACGACCTCGGCGACGGATCGGTCTTCACCGGCACCAATCGCGCGGACCGCGCGGACGAGGGCACCCGGAAGGCCTACCGGAAGTCGATCGTCTACTCGCTGCGTACGCTGATCTCCTACGTCCAGAGGTACGGCGACGAGAACCTCGTGCTGGTCTTCCTCGGCGACCACCAGCCGGCCCGGGCGATCACCGGCGAGGGGGCCGGCAGGGACGTGCCGATCACCGTCGTGGCCAGGGACCCGGCCGTGCTCGACCGGGTCACCGGCTGGGGCTGGCAGGCCGGCCTCAACCCGGCCCCGGACGCTCCCGTCTGGCCGATGGAGGCGTTCCGCGACCGGTTCCTGCGGGCGTTCGGCCCGCAGTCCAGGACTCACAGTTAG
- a CDS encoding FkbM family methyltransferase, which produces MLARAWGITRSLAIYHGQPAKHRRARQLYGRFLGPGDLGFDIGAHVGGRVRTWRRLGARVVAVEPQPDCLRVLRLAFGRDDDVVVEPVAVGARPGRARLELSSATPTVSTMSSAWIDSVTADPSFAGVRWDRSVEVPVVTLDDLVARHGVPAFCKVDVEGFEGDVLAGLSRPVRALSFEYLPPAHDAALAVLDQVERLGAGGYRYNYSPVETMRFAADEWLDAAGLVRLLETYRPAGRSGDVYARLARS; this is translated from the coding sequence ATGCTCGCACGGGCCTGGGGGATCACCCGGTCCCTGGCCATCTACCACGGCCAGCCGGCCAAGCACCGCCGGGCCCGCCAGCTCTACGGCCGGTTCCTCGGCCCCGGCGACCTCGGCTTCGACATCGGCGCCCACGTCGGTGGCCGGGTACGCACCTGGCGTCGGCTGGGCGCGCGGGTGGTCGCGGTCGAGCCGCAGCCGGACTGCCTGCGGGTGCTGCGCCTGGCGTTCGGGCGGGACGACGACGTGGTCGTCGAGCCCGTCGCGGTGGGCGCCCGACCCGGGCGGGCGCGGCTGGAGCTGTCGTCGGCGACGCCGACGGTGTCCACCATGTCGTCGGCCTGGATCGACTCGGTGACCGCGGACCCGAGCTTCGCCGGGGTGCGGTGGGACCGCTCGGTCGAGGTGCCGGTGGTGACGCTCGACGACCTGGTCGCCCGGCACGGCGTACCGGCGTTCTGCAAGGTCGACGTGGAGGGTTTCGAGGGTGACGTGCTGGCCGGGCTGAGCCGGCCGGTGCGCGCGCTCTCCTTCGAGTACCTCCCACCGGCGCACGATGCCGCGCTCGCGGTGCTCGACCAGGTGGAGCGGCTGGGCGCGGGCGGTTACCGCTACAACTACTCCCCGGTGGAGACGATGCGCTTCGCCGCCGACGAGTGGCTCGACGCGGCCGGCCTGGTGCGGCTGCTGGAGACGTACCGGCCGGCGGGTCGCTCCGGCGACGTCTACGCCCGGCTGGCGCGTTCCTGA
- a CDS encoding DUF1697 domain-containing protein, with product MTRYAALLRGVNVGSTRLAMADLRRVVTDLGHTDVATYLQSGNVVFTAPPTRDEVLAEGIATRLADDLGLRVPVLVRDGGELAALVGASPYAGRQEDPTRVLVVFLSAAPDPARVRELAVPAGEEMEYAVAGRELHLHYPAGNYGRTKFTTAYLEKKLGVVATARNWKSVLALRDLTAD from the coding sequence ATGACCCGCTACGCCGCCCTGCTGCGGGGTGTCAACGTCGGCAGCACCCGGCTCGCGATGGCGGACCTGCGTCGCGTCGTCACCGACCTCGGCCACACCGACGTCGCGACGTACCTCCAGAGCGGCAACGTGGTGTTCACCGCCCCGCCGACCCGCGACGAGGTGCTCGCCGAGGGCATCGCGACGCGGCTCGCCGACGACCTGGGCCTGCGGGTGCCGGTGCTGGTCCGCGACGGCGGCGAGTTGGCCGCGCTGGTCGGCGCGAGCCCGTACGCCGGGCGGCAGGAGGACCCGACCCGGGTGCTGGTGGTGTTCCTGTCCGCCGCGCCGGACCCGGCGCGGGTCCGTGAGCTGGCCGTGCCGGCCGGCGAGGAGATGGAGTACGCGGTGGCCGGCCGGGAGCTGCACCTGCACTACCCGGCCGGCAACTACGGGCGGACGAAGTTCACCACCGCGTACCTGGAAAAGAAGTTGGGCGTGGTGGCGACGGCGCGCAACTGGAAGTCGGTGCTGGCGTTGCGCGACCTGACCGCCGACTGA
- a CDS encoding MBL fold metallo-hydrolase, protein MPENRPSHYARRRFLRDTAVGAAAVSTAGLVAGTPAQAAPSAPAGRTAGRAGAVSFRWWGTAGWRIDIGDRTVLVDPYLSRFDTGLFRGAFHPDTALSVATDVVDRLADRAENILVTHTHWDHFNDVPHIAARTGARVLGTLTAYHLGLAYGLPAGQLAPVKGGEVLDFDGYTVEVVGSLHSRNAAWSMAFPGVRFSPPPRPTKISDLPEGDTLAYQIRVDGGPSVFFMGASDLDERNLAGLAPDVAMIASAATTSVADYVPRLMAALDHPRIVVPVHWDNFETPLTNPPTVAATDRARLDALIADVRRVSPRSRVVVPEYHTAYRF, encoded by the coding sequence GTGCCCGAGAACCGACCGTCCCACTACGCCCGCCGCCGCTTCCTGCGTGACACCGCCGTCGGCGCCGCCGCCGTCTCCACCGCCGGGCTCGTCGCCGGCACCCCGGCCCAGGCCGCTCCGAGCGCCCCGGCGGGCCGGACCGCCGGCCGCGCCGGCGCGGTGAGCTTCCGCTGGTGGGGCACGGCCGGATGGCGGATCGACATCGGCGACCGGACGGTGCTGGTCGACCCGTACCTCAGCCGTTTCGACACCGGCCTCTTCCGGGGCGCGTTCCACCCGGACACCGCGCTGAGCGTGGCCACCGACGTGGTCGACCGGCTCGCCGACCGCGCCGAGAACATCCTGGTCACCCACACCCACTGGGACCACTTCAACGACGTGCCGCACATCGCCGCCCGGACCGGCGCCCGGGTCCTGGGCACGCTCACCGCCTACCACCTGGGGTTGGCGTACGGGCTGCCGGCCGGGCAACTCGCCCCGGTCAAGGGCGGCGAGGTGCTCGACTTCGACGGGTACACGGTCGAGGTGGTCGGCTCGCTGCACAGCCGCAACGCGGCCTGGTCGATGGCCTTCCCCGGGGTCCGGTTCAGCCCGCCGCCGCGGCCGACGAAGATCTCCGACCTGCCCGAGGGGGACACGCTGGCCTACCAGATCCGGGTCGACGGCGGGCCGTCGGTGTTCTTCATGGGCGCCAGCGACCTCGACGAGCGCAACCTGGCCGGCCTGGCGCCGGACGTGGCGATGATCGCCTCCGCCGCCACCACGTCCGTCGCCGACTACGTGCCCCGGCTGATGGCCGCGCTGGACCACCCGAGGATCGTGGTGCCGGTGCACTGGGACAACTTCGAGACCCCGCTGACCAACCCGCCGACGGTCGCCGCCACCGACCGGGCACGCCTCGACGCCCTGATCGCCGACGTGCGGCGGGTCTCGCCGCGCAGCCGCGTGGTGGTGCCCGAGTACCACACCGCGTACCGGTTCTGA
- a CDS encoding serine hydrolase has protein sequence MDAAQRVGEIFGRAGLSGCLHVADVDDPSREVALRADEQIVIASVFKILLVLEFARQVTAGQLDPGERVLVGAADRLGGWGVAGCADDVEVSLRDLAYFAMSVSDNTAADLLLRRVGPDVLPMLAAELDLPRTRIVGGPRQLVETMLADVGARTEADFARIFPTLPPERVRAMRVFDPAHTTSSTARELTRLLGLVWRDEAGPAEACATVRELMARQLFWTRLAAGFPPAVRVAGKTGTLPGLHLEAGVAEYPDGGRYAVAVLARTERLSTRRIDADLAMGEAARAAVESLR, from the coding sequence GTGGATGCGGCGCAACGGGTCGGGGAGATCTTCGGACGGGCCGGGCTGAGCGGGTGCCTGCACGTCGCCGACGTGGACGACCCGTCGCGCGAGGTGGCGCTGCGCGCCGACGAGCAGATCGTCATCGCGTCCGTCTTCAAGATCCTGCTGGTGCTGGAGTTCGCCCGGCAGGTCACCGCCGGCCAGCTCGACCCCGGCGAGCGGGTGCTGGTCGGCGCCGCCGACCGGCTGGGCGGCTGGGGGGTGGCCGGCTGCGCCGACGACGTCGAGGTCTCCCTGCGCGACCTCGCGTACTTCGCCATGTCGGTGAGCGACAACACGGCCGCCGACCTGCTGCTGCGCCGGGTCGGCCCGGACGTGCTGCCGATGCTGGCCGCGGAGCTGGACCTGCCGCGTACCCGGATCGTGGGCGGACCCCGGCAACTGGTCGAGACGATGCTCGCCGACGTGGGCGCGCGCACCGAGGCGGACTTCGCGCGGATCTTCCCCACGCTGCCGCCGGAGCGGGTCCGGGCCATGCGGGTCTTCGACCCGGCCCACACCACCTCCAGCACCGCCCGCGAGCTGACCCGGCTGCTCGGCCTGGTGTGGCGGGACGAGGCCGGCCCGGCGGAAGCCTGCGCGACGGTCCGGGAGCTGATGGCCCGGCAACTCTTCTGGACCCGGCTCGCCGCCGGCTTCCCGCCCGCGGTCCGGGTCGCCGGAAAGACCGGCACGCTGCCCGGCCTGCACCTGGAGGCCGGCGTCGCGGAGTATCCCGACGGCGGCCGGTACGCCGTCGCGGTCCTGGCACGCACCGAGCGGCTCAGCACCCGCCGGATCGACGCGGACCTGGCCATGGGGGAGGCCGCCCGGGCGGCGGTCGAGTCGTTGCGCTGA
- a CDS encoding LysR family transcriptional regulator — translation MDLLRHLRHFVVVARELHFGRAAETLGMAQPPLSQSIRRLERELGATLFDRSQRQVRLTIAGQLLLGEADDLLAGERRLRHLADQVRRGTLGVLRAGVPPETPAVTLRALLDGLAARAPGLDLDLHELTSAEQRRMLAEGRLDVGLLHHPAEEAGLRFGEPVDVPVGALLPRTSPLARAREVALADLAGLDLVTAPPATAPGWHEHLLTVCRQHGFVPSRVRPARNPEFLFGLLLAGGAVAVEPAALARREPRIAWRSLAGAPLVRRISAAWPSRAAHPAAPMFGQLATEVLAAPETPVGPALVAPAARPWPVLFEAGRDGKLSL, via the coding sequence GTGGACCTGCTGCGACATCTGCGGCACTTCGTGGTGGTCGCCCGGGAGCTGCACTTCGGCCGGGCCGCCGAGACGCTGGGCATGGCGCAGCCGCCGCTGAGCCAGTCGATCCGGCGGCTGGAGCGGGAGTTGGGCGCGACGCTCTTCGACCGGTCGCAACGGCAGGTCCGTCTCACCATCGCCGGCCAGTTGCTGCTCGGCGAGGCGGACGACCTGCTCGCCGGCGAACGCCGACTGCGCCACCTCGCCGACCAGGTACGCCGGGGCACGCTGGGTGTGCTGCGCGCCGGCGTACCCCCGGAGACCCCGGCGGTGACGTTGCGCGCGTTGCTCGACGGGCTGGCCGCCCGCGCACCCGGGCTCGACCTCGATCTGCACGAGCTGACCAGCGCCGAGCAGCGGCGGATGCTGGCGGAGGGCCGGCTGGACGTCGGCCTGCTGCACCATCCGGCGGAGGAGGCCGGGCTGCGGTTCGGGGAGCCGGTGGACGTGCCGGTCGGGGCGTTGCTGCCCCGGACCTCGCCGCTGGCCCGGGCCCGTGAGGTCGCGCTGGCCGACCTGGCCGGTCTGGACCTGGTCACCGCGCCGCCGGCCACCGCCCCCGGGTGGCACGAGCACCTGCTGACGGTGTGCCGGCAGCACGGTTTCGTCCCGTCCCGGGTCCGACCGGCGCGCAACCCGGAGTTCCTGTTCGGATTGCTCCTGGCCGGCGGGGCGGTGGCCGTCGAGCCGGCGGCGCTGGCGCGACGGGAACCTCGCATCGCCTGGCGGTCGCTCGCCGGCGCACCGCTGGTACGGCGGATCTCCGCGGCCTGGCCGAGCCGGGCGGCGCACCCGGCGGCGCCGATGTTCGGGCAGCTCGCCACGGAGGTGCTGGCGGCGCCGGAGACGCCGGTCGGCCCGGCGCTGGTCGCCCCCGCGGCCCGGCCGTGGCCGGTGCTCTTCGAGGCCGGGCGGGACGGAAAGTTGTCGCTCTGA